A single window of Ignavibacteriota bacterium DNA harbors:
- the rplL gene encoding 50S ribosomal protein L7/L12, which yields MSEKVEKLVEEIGSLTLVEAAELKKALEEKFGVTAAAPMMMGGMMPAAAAEAAPAAEEQTEFDVELTEIGGNKLNVIKVVREITGIGLKEAKDLVEAAPKVVKEAAGKDEAAELKKKLEEAGAKVTLK from the coding sequence ATGTCAGAAAAAGTAGAAAAATTAGTAGAAGAAATCGGCTCACTTACACTTGTTGAAGCCGCTGAGCTTAAGAAAGCTTTAGAAGAAAAATTCGGTGTTACTGCAGCTGCTCCAATGATGATGGGCGGTATGATGCCGGCTGCGGCTGCTGAAGCTGCTCCTGCAGCTGAAGAACAAACTGAATTCGATGTAGAATTAACTGAAATAGGCGGAAATAAACTTAATGTTATTAAGGTAGTTCGCGAAATTACAGGTATCGGTCTTAAGGAAGCTAAAGACTTAGTTGAAGCTGCTCCTAAAGTAGTTAAAGAAGCTGCAGGAAAAGACGAAGCTGCAGAGCTTAAGAAAAAACTTGAAGAAGCAGGTGCTAAAGTTACACTTAAGTAG
- the rplJ gene encoding 50S ribosomal protein L10, giving the protein MITRERKQHIVDGLVELLDNATGVYLVDFTSMTVAESYKFRKVINEKKLVYRVAKNTLIDRAVEKVGKYSVPAENLIGQTGLVISYDDPTEPAKVIKEFFEKGDKPKLKGAFVEGQYYPGSELKTIAALPSRADLVAGILGSLNSPASGIVGAINAVMRDVASLVEEVAKKQNNAA; this is encoded by the coding sequence ATGATAACAAGAGAAAGAAAACAACATATTGTTGACGGGTTGGTTGAATTGCTAGATAATGCCACCGGGGTCTATCTCGTTGATTTTACTTCTATGACTGTAGCGGAATCATATAAATTCCGAAAAGTGATAAACGAAAAAAAACTGGTTTACAGAGTTGCTAAAAATACTCTGATAGACCGTGCTGTGGAAAAAGTTGGTAAATACAGTGTACCTGCTGAAAATCTTATCGGTCAGACCGGTTTGGTAATCAGCTATGATGACCCGACTGAACCTGCAAAAGTCATAAAAGAATTCTTCGAGAAAGGCGATAAGCCAAAACTTAAAGGTGCGTTTGTTGAAGGGCAATATTATCCAGGCTCCGAGCTTAAGACAATTGCAGCACTGCCAAGCAGAGCTGACCTTGTAGCCGGTATTCTGGGCAGTCTTAATTCGCCTGCTTCCGGCATCGTTGGTGCTATAAATGCTGTTATGCGTGATGTTGCATCATTGGTTGAAGAAGTCGCAAAAAAACAAAATAATGCGGCATAA